Below is a genomic region from Gemmatimonadota bacterium.
ATTAGAGGCATCATCAGCCTCTGGATGGACGGAAGCACGGGCGTTGAAAGAAGAACTGGAAAAAACACGAGAAGAGCTGAATATGGCGGAAGAAAGGGAAAAAAAAGCGGAACAAGACGCAAATTGGCTGCGCAGACAACAAAAAGAAGTGGAAATAACCGCTCAGAAAAGCGCTGAAACGATTCAAAAACTCCGCGAAGAGAATCAACGGCTGTCAGATTTGTTATATCAGCGGGCTCTTGGACTTGGGCGCGCTGATGTGAGAGATTAGAACCACAAACACCAGTAAAATGAAATAATAGGTATCACATCAAGCCTTGATATACAAGGATGGGTATTATACAGCAGTTTTAGGCTAATTTTGGCAATAAGTTTACATAATGTATCTTATGCCGTAATTTTTGATGTGATTTTCTCGTGAGTCGTAACATCTGTGAATCAGGCGAATTTTGGTCTATTTGGGAACTTCAAGACTTTTTCCTAAAAAATAAACCCTGAGAAGGAAAAAACGCTTCTCAGGGATTTATTTAAAAATATGCTATTGCGTCAAATTCAACTCGGTATTTGCGCTAATCTATCTCAATACCCATCAGGTTCAATTGCCCGCGTGCAAATCTTGTAACGGACGACTCATCGTATTCTTTGACTATCTTTTGATACGCATCACTCGCTTGCTGAGGCATTTTGCCGAGTTCGTAACATCTGCCTGCTTCCTTCAGGGCTATCGGCGCAAATGGCGATCCGGCGTGCGCTTCAGCGAAGGATGCGAACTGTTGACCAGCTTCTGCGAATTTTTCTTCATTTTCAAGACATGATGCGAACCCCGACCATGCACCATAACCCAATGGTCCGTCTGTTGGATATTCATCCAGGTATTGCTGGAAATATGTGCTGGCCTCTGCGATCCGGCCTTCTT
It encodes:
- a CDS encoding tetratricopeptide repeat protein gives rise to the protein MQQPQPQQEDILVWFLRVWGQIEANYIRILTGFGIAIVAALIVLFFYRAQTQRADAARTALGDVYIALYEGRVEDAIASSQEVMETYAGEAEAGEALMALANLHYEEGRIAEASTYFQQYLDEYPTDGPLGYGAWSGFASCLENEEKFAEAGQQFASFAEAHAGSPFAPIALKEAGRCYELGKMPQQASDAYQKIVKEYDESSVTRFARGQLNLMGIEID